From Treponema sp. OMZ 787:
CCTTTAATTCTTCATTTTTAAAATCATCTTCATTAATTTCTATTTTAAAATACTCATAGTTTAAAGACCAACTATTTTTGTTGAAATTAAACTCCTCTTTTTTTAATGAATGCTGCATTAAGTTAGCTACTTTTCAATCTACCTCCTAGTGAGAAAATTAGAAAATTAATGAGAATTTGCAATCTCATCTGCATTCTCTTTCAAATAAACAAAGTCTAATTGTCTCGCCGCTTCAATATATTCGCTTAATTTATCTGATTTTATTTTATAAAGAACACTGAGTGCCATTATTTTTTGATACTCTTCAGCATAGGTATCACCCTTATATTTGTCTCTTTCCCAAAATTCACTCGCATACTGTTCTGCTTTTTTATAATCTATCTCACTTAAAGCACTTAAAGACATTCTCTGTGTATATTCATCATCTACATTTATATACTTGAATACCCAATCAGTAACTGAACTATCATCTTTATAAACTGGCAATCTTTTTACTAGCTGCCACTTCGCAGTTGTATAAATTGAATCTATACATCTTTCAATCAAATATTTAAACCATTCTTTATATGACGAAATAAAGTCAGCCAAATATTCGCATTCATTGTCCCTGGCTACACAATAAAGTATAGATTCTAAATCAGTTTCGGTAACATCCTTTACTTCTACATTCTTTACAAATGAGATTGCAGATTCTCTCATTCTATCAAAAGAAGGACCTAGAAATTCTCCATTATCAGTATCTTCAGTCATCTCAGAATAATGCTTATAAACCCATTCTTTGTATATTCTCACTTCTTTATTTAGTATTCGGCTGTATTTATTCAAACGCCCACCCCTAACATTTATTTGATATGAATTTTTTCATATTCTTCTCTTTAAAACTTAAATTTGTAACTATCATTTTTTTCTCTTCTTCATTTTCAATCTCTTTAGCTACAACACCAATTAACTTTCCCAATCAATGGATATGATTTTTGCATCTTCACCGAATTTTACGCAGAGTATTTCATCGCTTTCATCAGGTGCAATCATAAAATCCATTGCGATGTGCGGCTGTTCACTGTCAATCCATAAGTCTACATTCGTTACCGTCATTTTACTTACAAACTCGGTAATATCGCTCGGCAAATCTTCCAGTCCGCATTCTTCAATATGAAAGTCGATATAGTAGCTGTCATCTTTTAAATATGCTATAAGTGTTTTTCTTGCTTCTTTTATTTTATCATCTATGTTCTCAAGAAACTGTGCATAAAGGTCGAGTATGCCGGCCGGTACTTCTCCATTTTTATCGAACCAAAGACAGGTATCTATCCCCTGAATCTCTTTTTCCCAAATTACTTCCGCATCGTCTGTTATCGCAAGATTCAACTGACCGAAGTATTGATGTTCCATTTTTTTCATAGCTTAATCTCCCATTATTTAGTATATCATGGGCACCTCTAAAAAGCTGTTTTTTAGTAGCCATAACGGGCGGCGGATAAGCTGCAAGAAGTGAGAAAGCCTTTAGGCTTTTGAGCTGCGCCGTCAGCTTAATTCGCATGTTGGACGGCGCTGCGCGCCGGACGACAGGCGGATATGCCGCCGCCCGTTGAACGGACGCACTGCGTCCGTTCAACATTCGCTTAACCTGCAACAGGGCTTAGTCCCTGTTGTCAGGTTGAAGCGGCTGTTAGGATATCTTATGTTCTTAATAAAACTTCCTCTTTTACTTTTGAATTAGTTAATTTAGGATATATTTTTATTTCTAGTCCCATTCCAATACTATCAATATAATCAATAAGTGTTGATAGCTTTATATCCTTTCTTTTTTCTAATCTTGAAACAGATGATTGACTAAAATTTGCAATCTCGCTTTGAGTAAGTTCCTGTAATTCTCTAATCCTAGCTAATTTGATTGAAAAATTTTCTCTTTCTGCTTTCAATTTTGCTTTATTTACTTCTTCCTCACTCATATATCTTTCCATCATTTCAAACGCGTCTTTCATATTAACCTCCTAAATATATCCATATTTTTCAGCAATTTCTTCCGATCGTTTTATTAAATCTTTATAAAACTTCTTTTCATTTACACCTTTTTTATCCCCACCTATAAGCAAAATTGCTTTTCTTTCCTTATCAAAGAAAAAAGAAACTCTTAAAACTGTTTCAGAAGTTCGGCCTCTTAATTCTTTTAAATTTTTTATCTTCTTTGAACCATGGATAATATCCGCATATGGACGGCTTAATTCAGGACCATTTAATCTCAAAAGTTCTGTCAAATAGTACAACTCTGACATACTATCCTTATCCAAAGATTTATACCATTCTTCGTATTCTTCCGTTACATTAACTTTCCACATAATTATATTATATGCATTATAGTGCATATTTGTCAATAGATAAATAAAAATATTTTAATATATCAAATAATTGTCTTTTATTACCGAATACCCTCATATACCTAAATTTTTATAAATCAAAACTTAAATTATTACTATTGTTCTAATGCACTGATAATTTATAAGTGAATGTTAAATTTGTTTATTAGTAATATTATATTCAATTCTTTCCATTGATTTGGCATGAATTCTATCATGCCAAATCAATCGCCGCAGCACTTTTCTAATAGACCAATCTTCTTCATCATTCTTAAATACTCTATTTCCCTCTTCTTTGTATTTTTTTATTAATTCATCAATACAATTTTTTCTTCCTTTTATGATATCAAGATCAATATCGGCTTCTAAATCTATTTGTCCTAAGTAATATTTTTGTACATTACATATATGTTTATATTGTTCAAATATTGTAGAATATACATTTCCATAAAATGTTTTCCTCACTTTACTATCATCGATTACATTTTTGTTCTTACATTTGCTATATACACTATCAACCTTTTTTGCTGATAACAATGCTAACTCACATTCATGATAAAAATCATTTTCATTCTCATACTCTTTCTTCTCTACTTCAAGAATAACATTACTATCAGCATCTTCAATCATCAAATCACTATGTACAATTACTTCCTCAATTTTATCAATCTCACTAACTTCTATATCCAACCATTGTTCATATTCTTTAATTTCTCTTTTGTATTTATTTCGTGCTTCTTCTATTGTTTTTCCTCGAACATAGGCACCGGGCAGATTTTCTATCCAACCAAGAAATCCTTTTCCATTAGTTTCATATACTACTTTCATATAAATATTCCTTTGCATTTAATATTTTTCTTTTTGCGCGCTTTAGCACGCCGTCCTAACTACCGCTTGACCTGCATTTGTGTCTTTGCCTGAAGCGTATAGCGTAAGGCAAAGTTGGCGTAAAACTTGCGGTGCCGTATAGGCATATTAAGCAAGTTTTATGACAAAACAATCGTCAGGTTGGAGCGAGTGTTAGGTGCAATTTTATTCCTTAACATCTAAGGATATATATAATATTGAATGATCACTTAAAGTTTTGATCTTTCCATAATTGAAGTTTTTCCCTTTATATTGCTTTACATCATCCATGTGTTGTGTTTCTACAAATTGATATAATTCTTTGCTGATAAAAATATGATCATCTTGTATTACTTCCACATCATTATAACCGTTCAAATTACCACGAAAGAATGTTTGTTTGTATAAAGGTTCACATTCTATTAAGTTGGAATTCTTTATTGTTTCATTAAAGAATACTTTATCATCAGGATTTCCATGTATATAATACTTATCGCAGTTTAAATCTCCTCCAATTACAAGATTCTTTTTTGAAACAAACTCTTCAGTAAAAAAAGTTTTTAATTGTCCGGGGCCTTTTTCATCAGTATCTATATGAAGACTACAAAACAGTATTTGGTTATTATTAAAATTGACCTGCACTACTTTAACTTTACCTGTATATTCGCTATTATATTTATTATTTTCATTTGGAAATACTTCTAAAGTAATATCTTTGGTGAAGTTACAATACTTTTCGTTCACAAATATTGCAGTACCCCATTCTGAACCATTATTTTTTGAACCGGCATTTTTTGATGTATGACTTTCTGTCCAAAAAATATTAACATTTAATTCTGTTTCATCAATTGACTTTAGTAAAACTTCTTGTAAAAGAGCTACATCCGCATTTAGGTTATTTTTAAGAAAATCCAATGCTTGTCTTTGTCTGGCAATTTGTTTTTCAATGAATGTTTGACTTTTAAATTTACACCAATACTCTGCAGCCATTAAATTCCAAGTAGCTATCTTCATTTTTTCTCCAATATAGATGATATGTAATTTATAACTATTACCTAACTGTTACGCCCTGCGTAGTCAATCTAACATTCGCTTAACCTGTGAGGCGTATATTGTCACGAAACTTGCCGAGCGAAGCGACAAGCAAGTTTCGTGACAATAGCCGAGTCAGGTTGAAGCAGGTGTTGGATGCTCTTTATTTTGTATTCTATTCAAACTATCAATTATGAACCAAAGATTCCAAATCGCAAAAATAGTTATGATACAGACATTTATATATTTATTTAATAAGTACGGATATGCTTCTATAATTAATAACAGACCAACAAATAAACTCATAACCTTTTTAAGAATATTATTTTTTTTATTAAGACTCAGTATTATCACAATTGCTCCAATAATAAGAAATAATATATGTTGTGAACCAAAATATATACTTAATAACAATGTAATATTTGATTCAATTAATACTAAATTGTTTATTTGATAAACCAACCTTCCTTGAATAATCATTATGAATAATAATATTGGTATACATAAAAGAACTAATGCTAATAGTATAAGGTTTTTCTTACTACGATTAATTATTGGATTACAGATACTTAAAACAAAAAAGATACATAACGAAACAGTTGAAAAACATAAAGATTCATTTGAAAGCTGGATTGACAATTTATTATTTATTAACCATGTATCCATACTACTAGTAAAATCATACATAAAAAGACTATTAAACAAAAACGAAAATGTAAATAATGTTACAAAAATGATATATGCAATCACTAATTGCTTGATACTTTTCATTTCTTATTCCTTTATTTTCCTCTGCGCGAAGCTTCCATCTAACATATATTATGCGTATCTTGATAATAAACCAAAAAAGAAGTTTTTTCAAGTATGGAAAGCGGGATATTTTTACTTAATTGGAGATAGTTAATTTTATTTACCCTTTGCGAATCTCAAGAGAGAGCTTGTGTGTCTTTGCGTTCCTTGCGGTTAATTTTTGATTGGATTAACCGCTAAGATCGTTAAGGCCGCAAAGAATGTTGGATTTAATTTGTATATCATGCCTTTAATTAGACCTTGGTAATGTTTTTCGCACATTCTCTTAAAGTGCA
This genomic window contains:
- a CDS encoding type II toxin-antitoxin system RelE/ParE family toxin, which translates into the protein MWKVNVTEEYEEWYKSLDKDSMSELYYLTELLRLNGPELSRPYADIIHGSKKIKNLKELRGRTSETVLRVSFFFDKERKAILLIGGDKKGVNEKKFYKDLIKRSEEIAEKYGYI
- a CDS encoding DUF2004 domain-containing protein, with product MKKMEHQYFGQLNLAITDDAEVIWEKEIQGIDTCLWFDKNGEVPAGILDLYAQFLENIDDKIKEARKTLIAYLKDDSYYIDFHIEECGLEDLPSDITEFVSKMTVTNVDLWIDSEQPHIAMDFMIAPDESDEILCVKFGEDAKIISIDWES
- a CDS encoding XRE family transcriptional regulator, producing the protein MKDAFEMMERYMSEEEVNKAKLKAERENFSIKLARIRELQELTQSEIANFSQSSVSRLEKRKDIKLSTLIDYIDSIGMGLEIKIYPKLTNSKVKEEVLLRT